Proteins encoded within one genomic window of Microbacterium soli:
- a CDS encoding helix-turn-helix transcriptional regulator, which translates to MKQQEAARVIALVKKNLALPVAPHVASRLAGLKLLNDHEVLEVARSLSANQLAGLSVLPAPIPIPRELARRLRQRIEKILSPASMRRLLLVALSTSNRLDILYRAMGIGLEDTTPEIVREFQIDDGRFQFDQPLTRSILVSSAEPADIQEAHHSIAGAMLHYGESSLSIWHQYLSDPSRVPATSLIPLANELLIAGSATSAYEVASAALSSHPDGHRGEAVVTAARAALACGCFSDAESLLISHADEGASLSAPQLTDLFTATRTFQVGVVSEEPPVQRLHAQAIALRQVAVTPSHTRVVQALIEITQSWTSAPEEVYERHTNLLLSAIPSPSQESWHLSRGPLTPLIEAYLQGQQVGLLMMRHKLHDASVAFLNALLSLPMTHIGAGISASAARTLAESSRIFSPVFADVLDAIRPTHRITTEAWESHAHLPGVEAPAGSSDQFRSLLPVNQTLTRREDEVLDLVAEGYSNREIGTRLGISGRTVEMHLSNIYRKFNVGSRVELVSLLLR; encoded by the coding sequence ATGAAGCAACAAGAAGCCGCCCGTGTGATCGCGCTGGTGAAAAAGAACCTTGCGCTCCCAGTTGCACCACATGTTGCTTCTCGGCTAGCCGGTCTTAAATTGCTGAATGATCACGAAGTCCTCGAAGTCGCCAGGTCTCTCTCCGCGAATCAGCTCGCCGGGCTCAGCGTTCTTCCCGCGCCGATTCCCATCCCAAGAGAGCTGGCTCGCAGACTTCGCCAGCGCATAGAGAAAATTCTCTCGCCGGCCTCGATGCGCCGCCTTCTCCTCGTTGCTCTCTCCACTTCGAACCGACTGGACATCCTCTATAGGGCGATGGGCATAGGCTTGGAGGACACGACGCCCGAAATAGTGAGAGAATTTCAAATAGACGACGGGCGATTCCAATTCGATCAACCACTCACCCGCTCAATTCTGGTCAGCTCTGCAGAACCGGCCGATATTCAAGAGGCTCACCACTCAATAGCTGGAGCGATGCTGCACTACGGGGAATCATCACTTTCCATATGGCATCAGTACCTTTCAGATCCATCACGGGTGCCTGCGACATCGCTCATCCCCCTCGCGAATGAGCTGCTGATCGCGGGATCAGCGACTTCCGCATACGAAGTGGCCAGTGCAGCGCTCAGCAGCCACCCGGACGGGCACAGGGGCGAGGCCGTGGTGACTGCGGCACGCGCCGCCTTGGCATGCGGTTGCTTCTCGGACGCCGAATCGTTGCTCATATCGCATGCTGACGAAGGCGCTTCTCTTTCAGCACCTCAACTCACCGATCTGTTCACAGCCACGAGAACATTCCAGGTCGGCGTCGTTTCCGAGGAGCCACCTGTGCAAAGACTGCACGCTCAGGCGATTGCTCTGCGTCAGGTCGCCGTCACGCCGTCGCATACTCGGGTCGTTCAGGCGCTCATCGAGATCACTCAATCGTGGACCTCTGCGCCTGAGGAAGTCTATGAACGGCACACCAATCTTCTGCTGTCCGCGATCCCCTCGCCGTCTCAAGAGTCCTGGCACCTCAGCCGAGGGCCACTGACGCCTCTCATCGAGGCCTATCTGCAAGGACAGCAAGTTGGTCTGCTGATGATGCGTCACAAGCTTCACGACGCGTCAGTGGCCTTCCTCAACGCTCTGCTGTCCCTTCCGATGACGCACATCGGGGCGGGGATATCGGCATCGGCGGCGCGCACGCTGGCCGAGTCGAGCAGAATCTTCTCCCCGGTGTTCGCAGACGTTCTGGATGCGATTCGCCCCACCCATCGCATCACCACCGAGGCGTGGGAAAGTCACGCTCACTTGCCGGGCGTCGAGGCGCCCGCCGGGTCGAGCGATCAGTTCCGTTCACTTCTCCCCGTCAACCAGACTCTCACTCGTCGCGAGGACGAAGTCCTCGATCTCGTCGCGGAGGGCTACTCGAATCGTGAGATCGGCACCCGCCTGGGAATATCCGGTCGCACGGTGGAGATGCACTTGTCGAACATCTACAGGAAGTTCAACGTCGGTTCCAGGGTTGAACTCGTGAGTCTTCTGCTGCGCTGA
- a CDS encoding SdrD B-like domain-containing protein codes for MTNRRYAEGAPRHAAPRTPKSTSLKKGLAGLSAAALVTGGLVLVSTVAHAAEPINGSVFIDYDGDGEFTASGDVVDALMGGVTVTAYDESGVAVGSTTSMPEALADAGGNYILELDGSVETGDPIRLEFTGLPHGLGDSFDAGRSSVRFITAGEASSVDYGVFDPVTYIPSNVDATEVPLFAAIQSAGLPGGDASSQAAVVGTPWQVTPNPVTSSPSAMSERRVFATYGEVGSVWGLAYNAPQRSLYAAATYKRFSALGSLGLGGIYRINGVMGDDGRMAATGTSVEPWLDVVDDLGIDVGTVLSNVDRGLTNSATEALPDSDAFAQAGKVGIGGVAVTADGSHLIFVNLHDRDLYVVDLPENGSKPSPTDVTRLPFSDELADGQQPWAVTIDRGTVYVGYVDTGETPGASAKSAGLNAYVVSAGLDDVLAGAAEWQSALTADLGYKKGNSVDMWGTGDLVGPGNTNHMQVVRWNTWADEWSWDGNSAPTTSNSGVAPDELHTGTVNSVGLDNGGDNQWYTWVHAYPQGVLSGIAIDSQGYMTLGFTDRTAIQSGNRNLPAIAGRSELFTTLSGGDLLLAAPNIDSTGQLDGTFTLENDGTAGDRTCSDDHSSMNDPHHRANDQGPGGDLTKEFYDDNQSAYDFMESVARNDKHHYETALGAVVAYPGREEVASTAFDPTRMVNVHGVSWFNTTTGNGYQGYNHTTGSASSFMKGGGMGGLSLALKAAPVQVGNRAWLDLDADGIQTAGEPGIVGAKVSLYRADANGDPVGDVLASTTTDDNGEYFFRTEDAPTDGTPGFTRDGAYVVVFEASTGAVQLNWGGATPTIGDVTWNQLLFTEAQADDGTDQTTQRDSNARPVVVSGEEPATRANAFIAVGGPGQNDHSIDAGWKLGTVTVGDYVWEDSSRDGVQDDGEPGIEGVLLKIERVSGDSREELRTDVFGDEFTENRTDADGRYLFENLPVLVEGEHYEVSIVRDDVRTSEALALFEPTQENGTGRDGDSSKWTATTLDTENPTRLTVPGSEDLSLDFGFVRVTPSAVILKGDDSDPANVAPADTPDSAVDLTVSGDDAGSTSLLFEISNDGGEDLYDVVVTDVSTGSGDVEDLICYFPGGDETAGVFDESTRTWTVTWEASRAAAGDDRRALSRGASFDCKATLTGVIGDHENVATIDGTGAISGDSIPRKPFDPTNPETPGTDNPFHATRTPSVSVGDRVWWDTDADGIQGRDGDGIYTEPGIDGVVLKITGPDGQPVHSVVTGEVIPEQTTENGGEYEFIDLPVLEDGRYTVTVVSVPEKFTPTEPGTDNGADEFDSSTDSAETQLDLSSHGKKDPTLDFGFVLKTPGATVNKSDADGNDANTAADAVDLGPADGRTTIVFTIENDGEEPLTNIGLGDASSGSGTVDYPMDCIALIDGEEISFSLASADARWNGELPVGATITCEAALSGVTAGDPHADVVTLFADGVLTGLPVQDPDNPGTPENPNRPSDPYHAEKLTYAIGDVVWIDRNQNGQQDRVGAEGGEKPMADVVVNLLDGSGAAVKDASGRDVTTTTDGNGRYLFDDLVAGDYIVEFVLPDGYRFTEQNSDGVLPGADSDADPTNGRTDVIVVGNDSVTSEYTDQDWNATEGVDPRWDAGIVPESVSVGDFVWQDLTGDGIQDSGEPGIPGATLTITGPDGWDGRNVYGEPVTPVETDGRGLYEFTDLPVLSEGETYTVTISDVPAKFKPTLENQGERGTDSSTGSATSGALTEDGASDPTLDFGFVLKTPGASVNKSDVEGRDADDPADPADLSSTDGAIDVVFTVFNNGEEPITNIGLADVTTTGSGAVSYPLLCSATDGDEAPSEFSLERADARWSGELGIGETISCTGVLTGVAAHEPHTDVVTLWADGALTGKTIVDPENPGTPEDPNRPSDPYNAVVKTYAIGDYVWLDQAHPNGIQDADEPGVPDVTVVLRDTDGTEVARTTTDGEGHYSFDELKPGDYRVDFTLPRGYILIPENTGDDSTVDSDAIADDAKRTSGSTVLVTLDDTNTALTDRRGITATEGIDPTWDAGVRRAEVSVGDRVWKDKDRDGIQDDPTDEPGIPGVTVVIERTDGEPVVDVDGNPVDPAITGKDGEYRFDRLPLLPAGETYVVRIDREKSENALDNLVPTLPGAGEDPAADSSDWEERARGLDEDGDEDTTLDFGFVTKRVTVGDRVWEDKDKNGRQDPGEPGIPGVVLTISGPDGEVVTDVFGEPVGPQTTDEQGEYLFDNLPALHDGEAYKVTIDRDASADALKGLLPTREGVGDRERDSSTWEAVSRALLTDGDDDLTLDFGFVLEADAPLPLALAITGGMAPIMIGLGGVGLLLMSAILLGVGYRRSVRSA; via the coding sequence ATGACCAACCGTCGATATGCCGAGGGAGCACCTCGGCATGCTGCCCCACGGACTCCGAAGTCGACGTCGCTGAAGAAAGGACTGGCGGGTCTCAGCGCCGCGGCACTCGTGACGGGTGGACTCGTTCTCGTCTCGACGGTCGCGCACGCCGCTGAACCGATCAACGGGAGCGTGTTCATCGACTACGACGGAGATGGCGAGTTCACCGCGTCCGGCGATGTCGTCGACGCACTGATGGGCGGCGTGACCGTCACCGCGTACGACGAGTCCGGTGTTGCAGTGGGATCCACGACGTCCATGCCGGAAGCCCTCGCGGATGCCGGGGGCAATTACATCCTGGAACTGGACGGGAGCGTCGAGACAGGCGACCCGATCCGGCTGGAGTTCACGGGCCTGCCCCATGGGCTCGGAGACTCGTTCGACGCGGGCAGGAGCAGCGTCAGATTCATCACCGCCGGGGAGGCATCGAGCGTCGATTACGGCGTCTTCGATCCCGTTACGTACATCCCCTCGAACGTGGATGCGACGGAGGTGCCGCTTTTCGCAGCGATTCAGTCGGCCGGCCTGCCGGGCGGCGACGCCAGCAGTCAAGCGGCAGTCGTCGGCACACCCTGGCAGGTCACACCGAACCCGGTCACGTCGTCTCCGTCGGCGATGAGTGAACGTCGGGTGTTCGCGACATACGGTGAGGTCGGATCGGTCTGGGGACTCGCGTACAACGCTCCGCAGAGATCACTGTACGCGGCAGCCACCTACAAGCGGTTCAGCGCACTCGGCAGTCTCGGTCTGGGCGGGATCTACCGGATCAACGGCGTCATGGGCGATGACGGCCGGATGGCGGCGACCGGCACAAGCGTCGAGCCCTGGCTCGACGTCGTCGATGACCTCGGCATCGACGTGGGCACCGTCTTGTCGAACGTGGATAGAGGCCTGACGAACTCCGCCACAGAAGCGCTCCCGGATTCAGATGCTTTCGCACAGGCGGGCAAGGTGGGAATCGGCGGGGTCGCCGTCACCGCAGATGGCTCGCACCTGATCTTCGTGAACCTCCACGACCGCGATCTCTACGTCGTGGATCTTCCGGAGAACGGCTCCAAGCCGTCGCCGACGGATGTGACGAGGCTTCCGTTCTCGGACGAGCTCGCCGATGGCCAGCAGCCGTGGGCCGTCACCATCGACCGCGGCACGGTCTACGTCGGCTACGTCGATACCGGCGAGACTCCGGGGGCCAGCGCGAAGAGCGCAGGGCTGAACGCCTACGTCGTCAGTGCAGGACTGGACGATGTCCTCGCCGGTGCCGCGGAATGGCAGAGCGCCCTCACCGCCGATCTCGGCTACAAGAAGGGCAACTCCGTGGACATGTGGGGAACCGGCGACCTCGTCGGCCCCGGGAACACCAACCACATGCAGGTGGTGCGGTGGAACACCTGGGCTGATGAGTGGAGCTGGGACGGGAACAGCGCCCCGACGACTTCGAACTCCGGAGTCGCGCCAGACGAGTTGCACACCGGCACCGTCAACTCCGTCGGACTCGACAACGGCGGCGACAACCAGTGGTACACGTGGGTCCACGCGTACCCGCAGGGGGTTCTGAGCGGCATCGCGATCGACAGCCAGGGATACATGACCCTCGGGTTCACCGACCGCACGGCGATCCAATCCGGAAACCGGAACCTGCCGGCCATCGCAGGCAGAAGCGAACTCTTCACCACGCTCTCAGGCGGTGACCTTCTGCTGGCCGCCCCGAACATCGACAGCACCGGTCAGCTGGACGGCACGTTCACCCTGGAGAACGACGGAACCGCCGGCGACCGCACGTGCAGCGATGACCACTCCAGCATGAACGACCCGCATCACCGTGCGAACGATCAGGGACCCGGTGGCGACCTGACCAAGGAGTTCTACGACGACAACCAGAGCGCCTATGACTTCATGGAGAGTGTTGCTCGCAACGACAAGCACCACTACGAAACCGCTCTCGGCGCGGTTGTGGCATACCCGGGGCGCGAAGAGGTCGCCTCGACGGCATTCGACCCGACGCGGATGGTCAACGTCCACGGAGTGAGCTGGTTCAACACCACCACGGGTAACGGATACCAGGGTTACAACCACACCACCGGCAGCGCCAGCAGCTTCATGAAGGGCGGCGGCATGGGCGGGCTCTCGCTCGCGCTGAAGGCTGCCCCTGTGCAGGTCGGCAACCGTGCGTGGCTCGACCTCGACGCCGACGGCATCCAGACGGCCGGCGAGCCCGGAATCGTCGGGGCGAAGGTGTCGCTCTATCGCGCCGATGCCAACGGTGATCCAGTCGGCGATGTCCTGGCATCCACGACCACGGATGACAACGGCGAGTACTTCTTCCGCACCGAAGACGCACCGACCGATGGCACGCCCGGCTTCACGCGTGACGGCGCCTACGTCGTGGTGTTCGAAGCAAGCACCGGAGCGGTGCAGCTGAACTGGGGCGGCGCGACTCCGACGATCGGCGACGTCACCTGGAACCAGCTGCTGTTCACGGAGGCGCAGGCGGACGACGGCACCGATCAGACGACGCAGCGGGACTCGAATGCACGGCCCGTCGTCGTTTCCGGTGAGGAACCCGCTACGCGCGCGAACGCCTTCATCGCTGTCGGAGGCCCAGGACAGAACGACCACTCGATCGATGCCGGTTGGAAGCTGGGCACGGTCACCGTCGGCGACTATGTCTGGGAGGACTCCAGCCGTGACGGCGTGCAGGATGACGGCGAGCCCGGCATCGAAGGCGTGCTGCTGAAGATCGAACGGGTGAGCGGCGACTCGCGCGAGGAGCTGCGCACCGACGTGTTCGGCGATGAGTTCACCGAGAACCGCACCGATGCCGACGGCCGCTATCTGTTCGAGAACCTCCCCGTGCTCGTCGAAGGCGAGCACTATGAGGTGAGCATCGTCCGTGATGACGTCAGAACCAGTGAAGCGCTGGCACTGTTCGAGCCGACCCAGGAGAACGGGACCGGGCGTGACGGCGACTCCAGCAAGTGGACCGCGACGACTCTGGACACGGAGAACCCGACGCGTCTGACTGTTCCGGGCAGTGAGGACCTCTCGCTGGACTTCGGCTTCGTCCGGGTCACTCCCAGCGCCGTCATCCTGAAGGGAGACGACAGCGATCCCGCGAACGTCGCTCCGGCCGACACGCCGGATTCGGCCGTCGATCTGACCGTCTCCGGAGATGATGCGGGGAGCACATCCCTGCTCTTCGAGATCAGCAACGACGGCGGGGAGGACCTCTACGACGTGGTGGTCACCGACGTCAGCACCGGCAGCGGCGACGTGGAGGATCTGATCTGCTACTTCCCGGGCGGCGATGAGACGGCGGGCGTCTTCGACGAGAGCACCCGTACGTGGACCGTCACCTGGGAAGCATCCCGGGCAGCCGCCGGAGACGATCGCAGGGCGCTCTCACGCGGTGCGTCCTTCGACTGCAAGGCGACGCTGACCGGTGTGATCGGTGACCACGAGAACGTCGCAACCATCGATGGCACCGGTGCCATCAGCGGCGATTCGATTCCGAGGAAGCCCTTCGACCCGACGAACCCCGAGACGCCCGGCACGGACAATCCGTTCCACGCTACGCGCACGCCTTCAGTCTCGGTCGGAGACCGCGTGTGGTGGGACACCGACGCCGACGGCATTCAGGGCCGCGACGGCGACGGCATCTACACCGAGCCCGGCATCGACGGCGTCGTGCTGAAGATCACCGGACCCGACGGGCAGCCGGTGCACAGCGTGGTGACCGGTGAGGTGATCCCCGAGCAGACCACGGAGAACGGTGGCGAGTACGAGTTCATCGACCTGCCGGTTCTCGAAGACGGCCGGTACACGGTCACGGTCGTCTCGGTTCCCGAGAAGTTCACGCCGACCGAGCCGGGCACCGACAACGGCGCCGACGAGTTCGACTCGTCCACTGACAGCGCCGAGACCCAGCTCGATCTGAGCTCGCACGGCAAGAAGGATCCGACCCTGGACTTCGGCTTCGTGCTGAAGACCCCCGGCGCGACGGTGAACAAGTCGGATGCCGACGGCAACGACGCGAACACCGCGGCTGATGCCGTGGATCTCGGCCCCGCCGATGGCCGGACCACGATCGTCTTCACCATCGAGAACGACGGTGAGGAGCCGCTGACGAACATCGGCCTGGGCGATGCGAGCTCCGGTTCCGGCACAGTCGACTACCCGATGGACTGCATTGCGCTGATCGACGGTGAGGAGATCTCGTTCTCACTGGCCTCGGCCGATGCCCGCTGGAATGGTGAGCTGCCCGTCGGCGCGACGATCACCTGTGAGGCCGCCCTTTCGGGCGTCACCGCGGGTGACCCGCACGCCGATGTGGTCACGCTCTTCGCAGATGGCGTGCTCACCGGGTTGCCGGTGCAGGATCCGGACAACCCCGGAACGCCGGAGAACCCGAACCGTCCCAGCGACCCCTACCACGCCGAAAAGCTGACGTATGCGATCGGTGATGTCGTCTGGATCGACCGTAACCAGAACGGTCAGCAGGACCGCGTGGGCGCTGAAGGCGGTGAGAAGCCGATGGCAGATGTGGTCGTCAACCTTCTCGACGGTTCCGGCGCGGCGGTGAAGGATGCGTCCGGCCGCGACGTCACCACGACGACGGACGGCAACGGCCGCTATCTCTTCGACGACCTGGTCGCCGGAGACTACATCGTGGAGTTCGTCCTGCCGGATGGATACCGCTTCACCGAGCAGAATTCCGACGGTGTTCTGCCGGGTGCGGACTCCGACGCCGACCCGACGAACGGACGGACCGATGTCATCGTCGTCGGCAACGACTCGGTGACCTCGGAATACACCGATCAGGACTGGAACGCGACTGAGGGGGTGGACCCGAGGTGGGATGCGGGCATCGTGCCCGAGTCCGTGTCTGTCGGTGACTTCGTCTGGCAGGATCTCACAGGCGACGGCATCCAGGATTCCGGCGAGCCGGGCATCCCTGGCGCGACCCTGACCATCACAGGGCCCGACGGCTGGGACGGCAGGAACGTCTATGGTGAGCCGGTGACCCCGGTGGAGACCGATGGACGCGGCTTGTACGAGTTCACGGATCTGCCGGTGCTGAGTGAGGGCGAGACGTACACCGTGACGATCTCGGACGTCCCCGCGAAGTTCAAGCCGACGCTCGAGAACCAGGGCGAGCGGGGAACGGACTCGTCGACGGGGTCGGCGACCTCCGGTGCGCTGACCGAGGACGGCGCGAGCGATCCGACCCTGGACTTCGGCTTCGTGCTGAAGACCCCGGGCGCAAGCGTCAACAAGTCCGATGTGGAGGGCCGTGATGCCGACGATCCGGCGGATCCGGCGGATCTGTCTTCGACTGACGGTGCGATCGATGTGGTGTTCACAGTGTTCAACAACGGCGAGGAGCCCATCACGAACATCGGCCTTGCCGATGTGACGACGACCGGCTCCGGCGCTGTGAGCTACCCGTTGCTGTGCTCCGCGACCGACGGTGACGAGGCGCCGAGCGAGTTCAGTCTCGAACGCGCTGACGCACGCTGGAGCGGCGAGTTGGGCATCGGCGAGACGATCAGCTGCACGGGCGTCCTCACCGGGGTGGCAGCTCACGAGCCGCACACCGACGTCGTCACCCTCTGGGCCGACGGAGCGCTGACTGGCAAGACGATCGTGGACCCAGAGAACCCGGGCACCCCGGAGGATCCGAACCGTCCGAGCGATCCGTACAACGCGGTCGTGAAGACCTACGCGATCGGCGACTACGTCTGGCTCGACCAGGCGCACCCGAACGGCATCCAGGACGCCGACGAACCCGGCGTCCCGGACGTGACGGTCGTGCTGCGCGACACCGACGGCACCGAGGTGGCTCGCACGACGACGGATGGCGAGGGCCACTACTCCTTCGATGAGCTGAAGCCGGGTGACTACCGGGTCGACTTCACCCTCCCGCGCGGATACATCCTGATTCCTGAGAACACGGGTGACGACTCCACGGTCGACTCCGATGCCATCGCGGATGATGCGAAGCGCACATCCGGATCCACCGTGTTGGTGACGCTGGACGACACCAACACCGCGCTGACCGACCGCCGGGGCATCACCGCCACCGAGGGCATCGACCCGACGTGGGATGCCGGGGTGCGGCGCGCCGAGGTGTCGGTGGGCGACCGGGTCTGGAAGGACAAGGATCGCGACGGCATTCAGGACGACCCGACCGACGAGCCGGGCATCCCCGGCGTGACGGTCGTCATCGAGCGCACCGACGGCGAGCCCGTGGTCGACGTCGACGGCAACCCCGTGGATCCGGCCATCACCGGCAAGGACGGGGAGTACCGATTCGATCGACTCCCGCTCCTGCCGGCGGGCGAGACCTACGTCGTGCGCATCGACCGTGAGAAGTCGGAGAACGCACTCGACAACCTCGTGCCCACCCTCCCGGGTGCGGGCGAGGACCCGGCGGCCGACTCCTCCGACTGGGAGGAGAGGGCGCGCGGTCTCGACGAGGATGGTGACGAGGACACCACGCTCGACTTCGGCTTCGTGACCAAGCGCGTCACGGTCGGAGACCGGGTATGGGAGGACAAGGACAAGAACGGCCGCCAGGATCCCGGCGAACCCGGCATCCCGGGTGTCGTGCTGACGATCAGCGGCCCGGACGGTGAGGTGGTCACGGACGTGTTCGGCGAACCGGTCGGCCCGCAGACGACAGACGAACAGGGTGAGTACCTGTTCGACAACCTGCCCGCGCTGCACGACGGGGAGGCGTACAAGGTGACGATTGATCGGGACGCCTCCGCAGATGCGCTGAAGGGCCTCTTGCCTACCCGTGAGGGTGTGGGTGATCGTGAACGCGACTCGTCGACGTGGGAGGCTGTCAGTCGGGCACTGCTCACTGATGGCGATGACGACCTCACGCTCGACTTCGGGTTCGTCCTCGAGGCGGACGCCCCTCTTCCCCTCGCGCTGGCCATCACCGGTGGTATGGCTCCGATCATGATCGGGCTCGGCGGAGTCGGGCTGCTGCTGATGAGCGCAATCCTGCTCGGCGTCGGATACCGAAGGAGCGTGCGATCAGCCTGA
- a CDS encoding right-handed parallel beta-helix repeat-containing protein, with protein MHSFRSLLGILLACVIGASALSGCAPRTDSDGVIHVPSEAGSLAQAEELAQPGDVILIAPGDYEEQLLVSTPDITIRGEDRNTTVIDAAGIRPFGIAVMADGVRVENLTVTGATFYGLLFTGLHDDTGPSAPTAAGYEPWSPADFPPLQRFLADHVTATNNGLYGIYAFNAQHGIIRDSYASGSADSGIYVGQCTECDVLVTGNVAERNAVGFENSNASDSVFVVGNRFSNNRVGLTLLSNYQEAFHPQRGNLIAGNIISDNNETQTPVQATGGFGTGIGISGGTSNLVTRNRIESNHRAGIVLTNAEDLATTGNAFIDNVLQDNASAVVNVSAERAPASSNCASPSAEDTIPSDLSAAMHSPNCEPSTAATTASPPQPSAAPDWPEAPEGISFRSVGLPQDQPNLPPSHSYGRLPDDVSLPDPARISVPDPAFLSEASGIR; from the coding sequence ATGCACTCTTTCCGGAGCCTTCTGGGGATTCTCCTCGCCTGCGTCATCGGGGCATCGGCACTGTCCGGTTGCGCTCCGCGGACGGACTCGGATGGCGTCATCCATGTTCCTTCCGAAGCCGGTTCGCTGGCTCAGGCCGAGGAACTCGCCCAGCCCGGTGATGTGATCCTCATCGCCCCGGGCGACTACGAGGAGCAGCTCCTCGTCTCGACCCCGGACATCACGATCAGAGGCGAGGACCGCAACACCACGGTCATCGATGCCGCGGGCATCCGCCCTTTCGGGATCGCGGTGATGGCCGACGGCGTCCGCGTCGAGAACCTGACCGTGACAGGAGCGACGTTCTACGGACTGCTGTTCACCGGGCTGCACGACGACACCGGCCCGTCGGCACCGACGGCAGCCGGATACGAGCCGTGGAGCCCCGCCGATTTCCCGCCCTTGCAGAGATTCCTCGCAGACCACGTCACCGCGACCAACAACGGCCTGTATGGGATCTACGCGTTCAATGCGCAGCACGGCATCATTCGAGACTCGTACGCCTCCGGATCTGCCGACAGCGGAATATACGTCGGGCAGTGCACGGAGTGCGACGTTCTCGTGACGGGGAACGTCGCGGAGAGGAACGCGGTCGGATTCGAGAATTCGAACGCCAGTGACTCCGTATTCGTCGTCGGAAACAGGTTCTCGAACAACCGCGTCGGCTTGACGCTGCTCTCGAACTATCAGGAAGCGTTCCATCCTCAACGCGGGAATCTCATCGCCGGGAACATCATCTCCGACAACAACGAGACGCAGACGCCCGTCCAGGCGACGGGCGGCTTCGGCACGGGAATCGGGATCAGCGGGGGAACGAGCAATCTGGTCACACGCAACAGGATCGAGTCCAATCACCGCGCAGGAATCGTGCTGACGAACGCCGAAGATCTCGCCACCACGGGAAATGCGTTCATCGATAACGTCCTTCAGGACAACGCCAGCGCTGTCGTCAACGTCTCTGCTGAACGCGCACCTGCTTCGTCGAACTGCGCGTCGCCGAGCGCCGAGGACACGATTCCGTCGGATCTGTCTGCGGCGATGCACTCCCCGAACTGTGAGCCGTCGACCGCCGCGACCACGGCGTCCCCTCCGCAACCGTCAGCAGCACCCGATTGGCCAGAGGCCCCTGAGGGGATCAGCTTCCGGTCGGTGGGACTCCCGCAGGACCAGCCGAACCTTCCTCCGTCGCACAGCTACGGCCGTCTCCCCGATGACGTCTCACTTCCCGATCCCGCACGCATCTCCGTGCCGGACCCCGCGTTCCTCTCGGAAGCGAGTGGAATCCGTTGA
- a CDS encoding Dyp-type peroxidase, producing MDTPRIPQSFARYTVADLDLTSLADTLTLLGKAIGGLADPSHSFPDGVGDLTVLVGLGPRPLNALLPAPHDELLDMPPFRGDDLLDPLSVGGDLLLIIAASDPNVLDPAYRAVIASVKGVQVRWTELGFRGAGVRDVARNPLGFHDGIAIPRSPDGLADGVWIQDGPLSNGTICVIRRFVLDVDRFSALSSDEQNAIIGRDKVTGSPLTGGALHDDVDITAKQPDGTFIIPAHAHIRAAHPSFTGSPLMLRRSYGFTPSDASSPSGFTSGMLFTSFQNDIRTFVKTQQRMDESDALMSYARVTASAAFAVLPGYDRDSPLGTLSP from the coding sequence GTGGACACCCCCCGAATTCCGCAGTCCTTCGCACGCTATACGGTCGCCGATCTGGACCTCACCAGCCTCGCGGACACGCTCACCCTGCTCGGGAAGGCGATCGGCGGCCTCGCCGATCCTTCTCACAGCTTCCCCGATGGTGTCGGCGATCTGACAGTGCTCGTCGGTCTCGGCCCTCGCCCACTCAACGCCCTGTTGCCTGCCCCTCACGATGAGTTGCTGGATATGCCGCCGTTCCGCGGCGACGACCTGCTGGATCCACTCTCCGTGGGAGGAGACCTTCTGCTCATCATCGCGGCAAGCGACCCCAATGTCCTCGACCCTGCGTATCGAGCCGTGATCGCGTCTGTCAAAGGCGTACAGGTGAGATGGACGGAGCTGGGCTTTCGAGGTGCAGGAGTCCGTGATGTGGCGCGCAACCCGCTTGGCTTCCACGATGGCATCGCCATCCCCCGTTCTCCAGACGGGCTCGCTGACGGTGTCTGGATCCAGGACGGACCGCTTTCCAACGGAACGATCTGTGTGATTCGTCGATTCGTCCTCGATGTGGATCGATTCTCAGCGCTTTCTTCCGACGAGCAGAACGCCATCATCGGACGCGACAAGGTGACCGGAAGCCCACTGACGGGAGGGGCCCTGCACGATGATGTGGACATCACCGCCAAGCAACCGGATGGCACCTTCATCATCCCTGCACACGCCCACATCCGCGCCGCACATCCGTCTTTCACCGGCAGCCCCCTCATGCTGCGGCGCAGCTACGGATTCACGCCCTCGGATGCATCCTCTCCCAGCGGCTTCACCTCCGGGATGCTGTTCACCTCATTTCAGAACGATATCCGCACTTTCGTGAAAACGCAGCAGCGCATGGATGAGAGCGATGCGCTTATGTCGTACGCCCGTGTCACGGCGTCCGCGGCGTTCGCGGTTCTTCCGGGATACGATCGCGATTCGCCTCTCGGAACGTTGAGTCCATAA